Proteins encoded by one window of Desulfovibrio legallii:
- a CDS encoding rod-binding protein, with protein MSASLGVPPLAPQAGASELARQEVQTRLAGVGGKNLTEAQKDKKLREACQGFESIFIQKMWQEMRNTLPKSNLLQGREEQFWQGMYDQELAKKMAGAGGVGLADMMYAQLSQRLGSASQSAAASAAPARGFSPEAAPLLAANPQQPAAQETAGQGATRAQARDWTETPVSAAAIYDGAAPVRDAGAVGGAMPQTAAGAGSATDAVAAASNPPEVDQALAVLRAQQALQQSGEVQKNIRVTHAGRGDAGLQRARAARFQAGSKLGPGAVLPSLHPEGAAFAGRTQAQAQQHGAAGGVPPLTAQDLAGAGSFMAPTAGQAANPNVGQAFDRATLADSSAGAAPGALERQSALQPVKVRYTTNISDEGKRHKDELVRNLQTTGSDPAGQAGRAATAAAPTAPKTAMQQNAPQPMKVRYTTNIPAKGKRHKDELIRTLQTDAAGPNSRAGAGLAAYHAQQAQQAPAASSGQAAQPGGQAAGPLPMQAAVAADPQPGAERGTSAPGIPPLTAADLGG; from the coding sequence ATGAGCGCGTCCTTGGGTGTACCCCCTTTGGCGCCCCAGGCGGGCGCATCCGAACTGGCCCGGCAGGAGGTGCAGACGCGCCTGGCCGGCGTTGGCGGCAAAAATCTGACGGAAGCGCAGAAAGACAAAAAACTGCGCGAGGCCTGCCAGGGTTTTGAATCCATTTTTATTCAGAAAATGTGGCAGGAGATGCGCAATACCCTGCCCAAAAGCAATTTGCTGCAGGGACGGGAAGAACAGTTCTGGCAGGGCATGTACGATCAGGAGCTGGCTAAAAAAATGGCCGGGGCCGGGGGCGTGGGCCTGGCGGACATGATGTACGCTCAGCTTTCCCAGCGCCTGGGCAGCGCCAGCCAAAGCGCGGCGGCTTCCGCTGCGCCCGCGCGGGGGTTCAGCCCCGAAGCCGCGCCCCTGTTGGCGGCAAATCCGCAACAACCGGCAGCGCAGGAAACGGCCGGGCAGGGGGCGACCCGTGCCCAAGCCAGGGACTGGACCGAAACGCCGGTTTCGGCGGCCGCCATTTATGACGGCGCGGCCCCCGTGCGCGATGCCGGGGCCGTAGGCGGCGCCATGCCGCAGACTGCGGCGGGGGCAGGCAGCGCCACGGACGCGGTTGCCGCGGCCTCCAATCCGCCGGAGGTGGACCAGGCCCTGGCCGTGCTGCGGGCCCAGCAGGCTTTGCAGCAGAGCGGCGAGGTGCAGAAAAACATCCGCGTGACGCACGCGGGCAGGGGCGACGCCGGCCTGCAGCGGGCCCGCGCCGCCCGGTTCCAGGCGGGCAGCAAGCTGGGGCCGGGAGCCGTCCTGCCGTCTTTACACCCTGAGGGAGCCGCATTTGCGGGACGCACCCAGGCCCAGGCGCAGCAGCATGGGGCGGCAGGGGGCGTGCCGCCCCTCACGGCGCAAGACCTTGCCGGGGCGGGCTCCTTCATGGCGCCGACAGCGGGGCAGGCCGCCAACCCCAATGTGGGCCAGGCTTTTGACCGGGCCACCCTCGCGGACAGCTCGGCGGGCGCAGCCCCCGGCGCGCTGGAGCGGCAAAGCGCCCTGCAGCCCGTGAAGGTGCGTTATACCACCAATATCTCCGACGAAGGCAAAAGGCATAAGGACGAACTTGTCCGCAACCTGCAGACCACCGGGTCCGACCCGGCCGGGCAGGCGGGCCGGGCCGCAACAGCCGCCGCGCCGACGGCCCCCAAGACAGCAATGCAACAGAACGCTCCACAGCCCATGAAGGTGCGCTACACCACCAATATTCCGGCCAAGGGCAAGCGGCACAAGGACGAACTCATCCGCACCCTGCAGACGGACGCCGCAGGCCCCAACAGCCGGGCCGGGGCGGGGCTCGCCGCTTACCACGCCCAGCAGGCGCAACAGGCTCCGGCCGCGTCGTCGGGGCAGGCTGCCCAGCCGGGCGGGCAGGCCGCCGGTCCGCTGCCCATGCAGGCCGCTGTGGCCGCAGACCCCCAGCCGGGCGCGGAGCGCGGCACGTCCGCTCCTGGCATTCCGCCCCTCACGGCGGCGGACCTGGGAGGGTAG
- a CDS encoding flagellar basal body P-ring protein FlgI gives MKLTLPRWVAVLSAVLMLSHAWPAQAVRIKDIATFSGVRDNQLIGYGLVVGLAGTGDKKDSVFTLSSMKNMMDRMGVGVDSSSLKIKNVASVMVTARMPVSAKPGTRLDVTVSSVGDATSLMGGVLLQTALKGVDGKIYTLAQGALTVGGFSASGKAASTSKNVATVGIIPGGGIVERSIPFEFNQQNKLTLNLRIGDFSTAQQIAERLNGAMGGPYARAVDATSVVMDVPPQYRNNLVPLMASVENLDVNPDTAAKVVVDEKTGTVVLGRDVRVSRAAVAHGNLQITVQESEQVSQPGPFSQGQTVVTPQTEANIREEQRHLVMVEGATLQELVDGLNAIGATPRDLISILRAMQASGSLHADLEVI, from the coding sequence ATGAAATTGACTCTGCCCCGGTGGGTCGCGGTGCTGTCGGCTGTTCTGATGTTGAGCCATGCTTGGCCGGCGCAGGCGGTGCGCATCAAGGATATTGCCACGTTTTCGGGCGTGCGTGACAACCAGCTCATCGGCTACGGCCTGGTGGTGGGTCTGGCGGGCACGGGCGATAAGAAGGATTCAGTGTTTACGCTCAGTTCCATGAAAAACATGATGGACCGCATGGGCGTGGGCGTGGATTCGTCCTCATTGAAGATCAAGAACGTGGCTTCGGTCATGGTTACGGCGCGTATGCCTGTGTCGGCCAAGCCCGGCACGCGGCTGGACGTGACGGTTTCTTCGGTGGGCGACGCCACTTCGCTTATGGGCGGGGTGCTGCTGCAGACGGCCCTTAAAGGCGTGGACGGCAAGATCTATACCCTGGCCCAGGGCGCGCTGACGGTGGGGGGCTTTTCCGCCTCCGGCAAGGCGGCCAGCACCAGCAAAAACGTGGCCACGGTGGGCATCATCCCTGGCGGCGGCATTGTGGAGCGGTCCATACCTTTTGAATTCAACCAGCAGAACAAGCTGACCCTCAACCTGCGCATAGGGGATTTTTCCACGGCTCAGCAGATTGCGGAGCGCCTCAACGGAGCCATGGGCGGTCCTTACGCCCGCGCCGTGGACGCCACCAGCGTGGTCATGGACGTGCCCCCTCAGTACCGCAACAATCTTGTGCCCTTGATGGCCTCGGTGGAAAACTTGGATGTGAACCCGGATACGGCCGCCAAAGTGGTAGTGGACGAAAAAACCGGCACCGTGGTTCTGGGGCGCGACGTGCGCGTGTCCCGCGCGGCCGTGGCCCACGGCAACCTGCAGATCACCGTGCAGGAGAGCGAGCAGGTCTCGCAGCCGGGGCCCTTCTCTCAAGGGCAGACTGTGGTGACCCCGCAGACCGAAGCCAATATCCGTGAGGAACAGCGCCACCTGGTCATGGTGGAAGGGGCCACCCTGCAGGAACTGGTGGACGGCCTCAATGCCATTGGAGCCACGCCCCGCGACCTCATTTCCATTCTACGGGCCATGCAGGCTTCCGGATCGCTGCACGCGGACCTGGAGGTGATCTAA
- a CDS encoding DMT family transporter, giving the protein MGFIYGLLSSAAFGLIPLFALPLIHGGMPAPLVLFYRFSIAALVLGGILILRGERFHTSARSLCLLAGMSVMYAMAALLMFWGFAYMPSGVAATLQFLYPVMVMLLMIVFFHERFSWITAGAVALALLGVHLLGGGAGGRVQPVGVALLLVSALCNAIYITAIFAARIPHMSGLVMTFYVLALGGLLSLANCLATGVFRPLRSWRELGLALLLAVITAVISNLTLILAVQRIGSTLASVLGVMEPLTAVLVGVCVFHEPFTPPIAGGVAFIVASVILVLLGDKLRALGARLHRRPQ; this is encoded by the coding sequence ATGGGTTTCATTTATGGTTTGCTGTCCTCGGCCGCCTTCGGCCTCATCCCCCTGTTCGCCCTGCCGCTTATCCATGGGGGGATGCCTGCGCCCTTGGTGCTGTTCTACCGCTTTTCCATTGCCGCCCTGGTTCTGGGCGGCATTCTCATTCTGCGGGGAGAGCGTTTCCACACCAGCGCGCGTTCTCTCTGCCTGCTTGCGGGCATGAGCGTCATGTACGCCATGGCCGCTCTGCTCATGTTCTGGGGTTTTGCCTATATGCCCAGCGGCGTGGCCGCCACCCTCCAGTTTCTTTATCCGGTCATGGTTATGCTGCTCATGATCGTCTTTTTCCACGAACGGTTCTCCTGGATCACCGCCGGCGCCGTGGCCCTGGCCCTGCTGGGCGTTCACCTTCTGGGCGGCGGCGCGGGCGGCCGCGTGCAGCCCGTGGGCGTGGCCCTGCTGCTTGTTTCCGCCCTCTGCAACGCCATCTACATTACCGCTATCTTCGCCGCCCGCATTCCCCACATGAGCGGTTTGGTCATGACCTTTTACGTCCTGGCCCTGGGCGGCCTGCTCTCCCTGGCCAACTGCCTGGCCACCGGCGTCTTCCGCCCCTTGCGTTCCTGGCGAGAACTGGGCCTCGCCCTGCTGCTGGCCGTCATCACCGCCGTTATCTCCAATCTCACGCTTATCCTCGCCGTGCAACGCATCGGCTCCACTCTCGCCTCTGTCCTCGGCGTCATGGAGCCCCTCACCGCTGTCCTGGTGGGCGTCTGCGTCTTTCACGAGCCCTTCACGCCGCCCATTGCCGGCGGTGTGGCTTTCATCGTCGCTTCCGTCATTCTTGTCCTTCTGGGGGACAAACTCCGCGCTTTGGGCGCACGCCTGCATCGTCGCCCGCAATAA
- the rdgB gene encoding RdgB/HAM1 family non-canonical purine NTP pyrophosphatase — translation MTAVLRIVLATQNAGKVRELAEPLAHAGVEVLGLDAFPEIGDIAETGLTFEENAYIKAATVARHSGLLSVADDSGLEVDALGGAPGVYSARYADDLPSLPGESRDARNMRKLLQELAGVPEARRTGRYVCCMTAVTPAGQSLATRGVWEGRLLAEQRGHNGFGYDPLFFDPTLGLTAAQMTPEQKNARSHRGKALRALLDRWAAFVRS, via the coding sequence ATGACTGCCGTGCTGCGCATCGTTCTGGCCACCCAAAATGCGGGCAAGGTCCGTGAACTGGCGGAACCCCTGGCCCACGCCGGGGTGGAAGTGCTGGGACTGGACGCTTTTCCCGAAATCGGCGACATCGCTGAAACGGGCCTGACCTTTGAAGAAAACGCCTACATCAAAGCCGCCACCGTGGCCCGGCACAGTGGGCTGCTGAGCGTGGCCGATGATTCCGGCCTGGAAGTGGACGCCCTGGGCGGCGCGCCGGGCGTGTACTCGGCCCGCTACGCCGACGACCTGCCCTCCCTGCCCGGTGAAAGTCGGGATGCCCGCAATATGCGCAAACTTCTTCAGGAGTTGGCGGGTGTGCCCGAAGCCCGGCGCACCGGCCGTTATGTCTGCTGCATGACCGCCGTAACACCCGCTGGGCAAAGCCTGGCAACGCGCGGCGTCTGGGAAGGGCGCCTGCTTGCGGAGCAGCGCGGCCACAACGGCTTCGGCTACGATCCGCTTTTTTTTGACCCCACCCTGGGCCTGACCGCTGCCCAAATGACCCCGGAACAGAAAAACGCCCGCAGCCATCGCGGCAAGGCCCTGCGCGCCCTGTTGGACCGCTGGGCCGCCTTTGTCCGGAGTTGA